In one Anaerolineales bacterium genomic region, the following are encoded:
- a CDS encoding CoA-binding protein, with the protein MAILIDETKRVLVQGITGREGKTRARLMKEYGTQVVAGVTPGKGGQDVEGVPVFDTVQEAWENVGPIDVSVLFIPAPLVKDAALEAIDAGVKLLVIVPDRVPIYDVLEIAEAAHRKESHFVGPNTLGVLSPGKALLGMIGGRAASAKAWFMPGPVGICSRSGGITSSMAYYLAQEGIGATTLVHVGGDVVVGTPLPEVALHFENDPQTKAIVMFGEIGGTQEERLADLIEAGEVTKPVVAFIGGKAAKSGTRFSHAGAIIEGGRGTHEGKVNRLREVGVHVVDGFGMLPQETKSVLIKHGIMK; encoded by the coding sequence ATGGCCATATTGATCGACGAAACCAAACGCGTGCTGGTGCAAGGCATTACGGGCCGCGAAGGCAAAACCCGGGCGCGTTTGATGAAGGAATACGGCACCCAGGTCGTTGCCGGCGTAACGCCCGGCAAGGGCGGCCAGGACGTCGAAGGCGTCCCTGTTTTCGATACCGTCCAGGAAGCCTGGGAGAACGTTGGACCGATCGACGTAAGTGTGCTCTTCATCCCGGCGCCGCTGGTGAAAGACGCCGCACTGGAAGCGATCGACGCCGGCGTGAAACTGCTCGTCATCGTCCCCGATCGCGTGCCGATCTACGACGTGCTCGAGATCGCCGAAGCCGCGCACCGCAAAGAATCACACTTTGTCGGGCCGAACACGCTCGGCGTTCTTTCACCGGGCAAGGCCTTGCTGGGCATGATCGGCGGCCGGGCGGCGTCGGCCAAGGCCTGGTTCATGCCGGGTCCCGTGGGGATCTGCTCCCGCTCCGGCGGGATCACCTCCTCGATGGCCTACTACCTGGCGCAGGAAGGGATCGGTGCGACGACTCTGGTCCACGTGGGCGGCGACGTCGTCGTCGGAACACCGCTGCCGGAAGTCGCCCTGCACTTCGAGAACGATCCGCAAACGAAGGCCATCGTGATGTTCGGCGAGATCGGCGGCACCCAGGAAGAGCGTCTGGCCGACCTGATCGAAGCCGGCGAGGTCACAAAGCCGGTCGTCGCCTTCATCGGCGGGAAAGCGGCGAAGAGCGGCACACGTTTCAGCCATGCCGGCGCGATCATCGAAGGCGGGCGCGGTACGCACGAAGGCAAGGTAAATCGTCTGCGCGAAGTCGGCGTGCACGTCGTCGATGGCTTCGGGATGCTGCCGCAAGAGACGAAATCCGTCCTTATCAAACATGGGATTATGAAATGA
- a CDS encoding citryl-CoA lyase, producing the protein MSEDTWKTAITRIEPNEVRLRGYRIDELMGNVTFAQAIFLALTGELPAPNVAKLLDAMLVSSIDHGATPPSALAARTAASTGAPLNAAVAAGVLSINRFHGAAIYDCMGVLEEGIQLAEDSNVSIEDAAGELVARYRQEKKRIAGLGHRIHSDDPRTKKLFALAQELKVAGDGVTMITAIHGALSKGGKDLPINVDGAIAALLVDLHMPRELANAFFIMARVPGLVAHVYEEQTRERPMRKIDPVKHEYDGPPARSLD; encoded by the coding sequence ATGAGTGAAGATACCTGGAAAACTGCCATTACCCGGATCGAACCCAACGAAGTGCGCTTGCGCGGCTACCGCATCGATGAATTGATGGGAAATGTAACCTTTGCGCAGGCAATTTTCCTGGCCTTGACCGGCGAATTACCTGCGCCGAACGTTGCAAAACTGCTCGATGCCATGCTGGTATCGTCCATCGATCACGGCGCCACGCCGCCTTCGGCGCTCGCTGCTCGCACTGCGGCATCGACCGGCGCTCCACTCAACGCAGCCGTTGCGGCGGGGGTGCTTTCGATCAACCGTTTTCACGGCGCAGCAATCTACGACTGTATGGGCGTCCTCGAAGAGGGGATCCAACTGGCTGAAGACTCGAACGTGAGTATCGAAGATGCCGCCGGTGAATTGGTCGCCCGCTATCGCCAGGAGAAGAAACGTATCGCCGGCCTGGGTCACCGCATCCACAGCGACGACCCCAGGACGAAGAAACTGTTCGCCCTGGCGCAGGAACTGAAGGTCGCTGGAGACGGCGTGACCATGATTACTGCCATCCATGGTGCGTTGTCGAAAGGCGGCAAAGATCTGCCCATCAACGTTGACGGCGCCATTGCAGCCCTGCTCGTCGATCTGCACATGCCGCGCGAATTGGCCAACGCCTTCTTTATCATGGCGCGCGTTCCGGGTTTGGTGGCACACGTGTACGAAGAACAAACACGCGAGCGTCCGATGCGCAAGATCGATCCAGTAAAGCATGAATACGACGGCCCCCCTGCCAGAAGCCTCGATTGA